A single genomic interval of Chrysemys picta bellii isolate R12L10 chromosome 8, ASM1138683v2, whole genome shotgun sequence harbors:
- the LRRC8D gene encoding volume-regulated anion channel subunit LRRC8D, producing the protein MFTLAEVASLNDIQPTYRILKPWWDVFMDYLAVVMLMVAIFAGTMQLTKDQVVCLPVLQSAVNSKAQPSISGNADVTPGFEATTDQDKEMATRTVSFESAPTITPDIPLSRTTYSQLQSTVSNQEPKNEKQDSSGRKTNLDYQQYVFINQMCYHLALPWYSKYFPYLALIHTIILMVSSNFWFKYPKTCSKIEHFVSILGKCFESPWTTKALSETACEDSEENKQRLTGAQSLPKHVSTSSDEGSPSASTPMITKTGFKFSAEKPVIEVPSMTILDKKDGEQAKALFEKVRKFRAHVEDSDLIYKLYVVQTVIKTVKFIFILCYTANFVNEISFEHNCKPKVEHLTGYKEFECTHNMAYMLKKLLISYISLICVYGFVCLYTLFWLFRIPLKEYSFEKVREESSFSDIPDVKNDFAFLLHMVDQYDQLYSKRFGVFLSEVSENKLREISLNHEWTFEKLRQHVSRNAQDKQELHLFMLSGVPDAVFDLTDLDVLKLELIPEAKIPAKISQMTNLQELHLYHCPAKVEQTAFSFLRDNLRCLHVKFTDVAEIPAWVYLLKNLRELYLIGNLNSENNKMIGLESLRELRHLKILHVKSNLTKVPTNITDVAPHLTKLIIHNDGTKLVVLNSLKKMMNVAELELQNCELERIPHAIFSLSNLQDLDLKSNSIRTIEEVISFQHLKRLTCLKLWHNKIVNIPSSITHVKNLESLYLSNNKLESLPGAVFSLQKLRCLDVSYNSIAAIPLEIGLLQNLQHLHITGNKVDILPKQLFKCVKLRTLSLGQNCITSIPDKIGQLVQLTHLELKGNCLDRLPAMLGQCRLLRKSGLVVEDHLFDTLPSEVKEILNQDTSITFANGI; encoded by the coding sequence aTGTTTACCCTGGCAGAAGTTGCATCACTTAATGACATTCAGCCAACTTATCGCATCCTGAAACCATGGTGGGATGTATTTATGGATTATCTTGCTGTTGTTATGCTAATGGTTGCCATCTTTGCTGGAACCATGCAGCTGACCAAAGATCAGGTGGTCTGCTTGCCAGTATTGCAGTCTGCTGTAAATTCAAAAGCACAACCCAGCATATCAGGGAATGCTGATGTTACACCAGGATTTGAAGCAACCACTGATCAGGATAAAGAAATGGCAACGAGAACAGTTTCCTTTGAAAGTGCGCCTACCATAACACCAGACATACCACTGAGCAGAACTACCTATTCTCAGTTGCAATCTACTGTATCAAATCAGGAGCCGAAGAATGAGAAACAGGATTCTTCAGGCCGAAAAACCAATTTGGATTATCAGCAATATGTATTTATTAACCAGATGTGCTATCATTTGGCTCTTCCTTGGTATTCAAAGTATTTTCCCTATCTTGCTCTCATACATACTATTATTTTAATGGTCAGTAGCAATTTTTGGTTTAAATATCCCAAAACATGCTCAAAAATTGAACATTTTGTGTCTATATTAGGAAAGTGTTTTGAATCCCCATGGACTACAAAAGCATTATCTGAAACAGCATGTGAGGACTCTGAAGAGAACAAACAGAGACTAACGGGTGCCCAGTCCCTGCCAAAGCACGTTTCCACTAGCAGTGATGAAGGAAGCCCAAGTGCTAGTACTCCCATGATAACCAAGACTGGCTTcaagttttcagctgaaaagcCAGTTATTGAGGTTCCCAGCATGACTATTTTAGATAAAAAAGACGGAGAACAAGCCAAAGCCCTGTTTGAAAAAGTTCGAAAATTCCGGGCCCATGTGGAGGACAGTGACTTGATTTATAAACTCTATGTTGTCCAGACAGTCATCAAGACAGTCAAGTTCATATTTATTCTTTGCTATACAGCTAACTTTGTAAATGAGATTAGTTTTGAGCACAACTGCAAGCCAAAAGTGGAGCATTTGACTGGCTATAAGGAATTTGAGTGCACACACAATATGGCTTATATGTTGAAAAAGCTGCTTATCAGCTACATTTCTCTCATTTGTGTGTATGGTTTTGTCTGTCTGTACACACTCTTCTGGTTGTTTAGAATACCCTTAAAAGAATATTCCTTTGAAAAGGTCAGAGAAGAGAGCAGCTTCAGTGATATTCCTGATGTTAAAAACGATTTTGCATTTCTTTTGCACATGGTAGATCAATACGACCAGTTGTACTCCAAGAGATTTGGTGTCTTCTTGTCAGAGGTAAGTGAAAACAAGCTACGTGAAATTAGTTTAAACCACGAGTGGACATTTGAAAAACTTCGGCAGCATGTCTCCCGCAATGCACAAGACAAGCAAGAGCTGCATCTCTTCATGCTATCGGGGGTCCCTGATGCAGTGTTTGATCTGACAGACCTGGATGTGCTGAAACTTGAGTTGATTCCTGAAGCAAAAATCCCAGCTAAAATCTCCCAGATGACTAACCTTCAAGAGCTTCATCTCTATCACTGCCCTGCAAAGGTTGAGCAGACCGCTTTCAGCTTCCTCCGTGACAACTTGAGATGCCTTCACGTGAAATTCACAGATGTGGCAGAAATTCCTGCTTGGGTGTATTTGCTCAAAAATCTCCGTGAGTTATACTTGATAGGCAACTTGAATTCTGAAAACAATAAGATGATAGGGCTTGAATCTCTCAGAGAGTTAAGACACCTTAAAATTCTCCATGTGAAGAGTAATTTGACCAAAGTCCCCACCAATATCACAGATGTGGCACCGCATCTAACAAAACTAATAATTCACAATGATGGCACCAAGCTTGTGGTACTGAATAGCCTTAAGAAAATGATGAATGTAGCTGAGTTAGAACTACAGAACTGTGAACTGGAGAGAATTCCACATGCCATTTTCAGTCTGTCTAATTTACAGGATCTGGATTTAAAATCAAATAGCATACGCACAATTGAAGAAGTCATCAGCTTCCAGCACTTAAAAAGACTTACTTGCTTAAAGTTGTGGCACAATAAAATAGTCAACATTCCTTCCTCCATTACCCATGTAAAGAACTTGGAGTCACTTTATCTCTCCAATAACAAACTCGAATCCTTGCCAGGCGCAGTGTTCAGTTTACAGAAACTCAGATGCTTAGATGTAAGCTATAACTCAATTGCAGCAATTCCACTGGAAATCGGATTGCTTCAAAATCTGCAGCATTTGCATATCACAGGAAACAAAGTGGATATTTTGCCAAAACAGTTGTTTAAATGTGTGAAATTAAGGACTTTGAGTCTGGGGCAAAACTGTATTACCTCGATCCCAGATAAAATTGGTCAGCTCGTGCAGCTAACTCACCTGGAACTGAAGGGAAACTGCTTAGATCGGCTACCAGCTATGCTAGGACAATGTCGGCTTCTCAGGAAAAGCGGGCTTGTTGTGGAAGATCACCTCTTTGACACTTTGCCTTCAGAAGTTAAAGAAATATTGAATCAAGACACAAGCATTACCTTTGCTAATGGGATTTAA